The following coding sequences lie in one Vibrio sp. BS-M-Sm-2 genomic window:
- a CDS encoding NAD(P)-dependent oxidoreductase translates to MTKPVIGFIGLGLMGGNMVENLQTRGYHVNVMDLSEEAMARVTDRGNATAFTSAKELAAASDIVQFCLTTSAVVEKIVYGEDGVLAGIKEGAVVVDFGTSIPASTRKIGEDLAAKGAGMIDAPLGRTPAHAKDGLLNIMAAGDMDTFNKVKPVLDEQGENVFHLGALGSGHVTKLVNNFMGMTTVATMSQAFAVAQRAGVDGQQLFDIMSAGPSNSPFMQFCKFYAVDGEEKLGFSVANANKDLGYFLEMVSDLGTESLIAEGTSKSLQAAVDAGLGQNDVPVIFDYFAKLEK, encoded by the coding sequence ATGACTAAACCTGTAATTGGTTTCATTGGTCTAGGTCTTATGGGCGGAAACATGGTTGAGAACTTACAAACTCGTGGTTACCACGTAAACGTAATGGATCTAAGTGAAGAAGCTATGGCTCGCGTTACAGATCGTGGTAATGCTACAGCGTTCACTTCAGCAAAAGAGCTTGCAGCAGCAAGTGACATTGTTCAGTTTTGTCTAACAACTTCAGCTGTTGTCGAGAAAATTGTTTACGGTGAAGATGGTGTTCTAGCGGGTATCAAAGAAGGTGCTGTTGTTGTTGACTTCGGTACGTCAATTCCAGCATCTACTCGTAAGATTGGTGAAGATCTAGCGGCTAAAGGTGCTGGTATGATCGATGCTCCTCTAGGTCGTACTCCTGCACATGCCAAAGATGGTCTTTTGAACATCATGGCTGCGGGTGACATGGATACTTTCAACAAAGTTAAACCAGTTCTTGATGAGCAAGGCGAAAACGTATTCCACCTAGGTGCTTTAGGTTCAGGTCACGTGACTAAGCTTGTGAACAACTTTATGGGCATGACAACGGTTGCGACTATGTCTCAAGCTTTTGCTGTCGCTCAACGCGCTGGTGTTGATGGTCAGCAACTGTTTGACATCATGTCTGCAGGCCCATCAAACTCTCCGTTCATGCAGTTCTGTAAGTTCTACGCTGTAGACGGCGAAGAGAAGCTAGGTTTTTCTGTTGCAAATGCGAACAAAGACCTTGGTTACTTCCTAGAGATGGTTTCAGACTTAGGTACTGAATCTCTAATTGCTGAAGGTACTTCTAAAAGCCTACAAGCTGCTGTTGATGCTGGTCTTGGTCAAAACGACGTACCAGTTATCTTCGATTACTTCGCTAAATTAGAGAAGTAG